In Halanaerobium praevalens DSM 2228, the DNA window TAATTGAGAAATAGCGCTTTGATCACTATCTTCATCTATTGGTTTAAAGAAATCTCCTCCATCAACACCATTAGCATCATAACCTGCCTTATGTTGACTATTAAACTCTTTCACCATTTCTGCTGCTAACTTATCTAAACGACCTCTATAAAAATCAAGTTTATCATCTCTCATATCCATCCAAGCATCAATTTTACCATTAGTTGGTCTAATTTCATTTCCTGTTTGGCTGTGGATTAATTTATCTTGGTTTTTAGGAATAGTTTTATCCTCAGTAAAACCTTTAGTTTCTAAATCATAAGAATCAGAACCATTAACTAATTGTAAACCATTAGTGGAAACTACTAAATTTCCCTGTTCATCTTCTCGGCTTTGAACATTAATTAGAGAACTCAATTCTTTATATAAAGCATCTCTTTCATCAAGTAAGTCATTCGGATTCTGTCCGCTGCCTTTAACAGAAACAATTTGTTTATTTAAATCAGCCATTTTACCAGTAATATTATTAATATTGGCTGCTGCATTACTCAAATTATCATTAATACTTTCCTTATAATCATTCAACTGATTTTCTACACTCTGAAAAGAATCAATTACATTATAAGCATTTTCTCGAACCATATTCCTAGCTGCAGTATCACTTGGATTATTACTTAAATCCTGAAGTGAATTCCAAAATTGATTAATTGAACTATCAATTCCAGATTCAGAAGGTTCATTTAAAATATATTCTACCTTTTCTAAACCTCTCTGCATTTCTTTCCAATAACCTGAAGTTTGAGTCTCTTTAAAAATTTGAGAACTTATAAACTGATCTTTAACTCTTTCAATTTGAGCAATTTCAACTCCAGTCCCCATTTGACCAGCACTTCCATTATTAGAAAGTCCAGGAGCTGTATAAGGATAAGAAGCCTTATGTACTGCTCGTTGTTTATTATATTTTTCGTTATTTGCATTTGCTATATTATGTCCTGTCACATCGAGTGACTTACGCTGAGTTTCTAAAGCTCTTAACCCAACACTCAGGCCACTAAATATATTATTCATTATCTCCCCACCTTTAGCCCTGTTTATTTATAATTCTCGGCTGTTCTTTTTTTAATTTTTTATCTTTAGAATAAGTAGTATCCTGTTCTTTAATAGTTTTAACAATTGTTTCAAATGAAAGTTGGTTAAGCTCTAAGGCCTGATCCAGCAGTTTTTGGTTTTGCTCATTTAAATTATGAAATTCATCTGTTAACTCTATTAATTCTTCTCGCAGAGGATTTAAAAGTTCTCCCCACGCTTCTGGTAATTTTTCAATTAGATTACTGTATGAATCTTTTTCTAATTCTATTTCAAATTCAGACTTAATCGCTTGAATTTTATTATTTCTTTGCTCATCTTTAGTTTCTATCTCGGCAATTACTTCTCTATCATTTTCTACTATTTCTACTAATTTGTCTGTATCGTTATTTACTAAAGCTTCATTTTTTGCTTCTGCAATTTCAAAAAGCTGCTGATAAAGAGCTTTTTCTTCTTTTAATATCTTTAGTAATTCATCTTTTAAAGCCATCTATTACACCTGCTCAACATTATTTATAATTTTTGTAGCTAATGTTTTAGAATCAATTTGATAATTACCAGCTTGAACTTCTTTTTTTAAAGCTGCTACTTTTTCTTCTCTAATCTGAGGCACCTTTTTAAGTTCAGTTCTAGCAGTCATGATTTCCTTAGCTTTAGCAGAAATTTGAGTGCTATCATCTTTATTCTTTTTTTGCTCAGTTTGTTTCTGCTGCATCTGTTTATAATATTGATTAATTTTGCCAGCTTGAATATTGTTAATTTTCATGGCTGCCCCCTTCCTGAAAATAATTCATTTTTATCTTCTGCTTATAATATCGTCAGAGAGGGGGATTTATTAAACACCATTTAATTAGTCTTTAAGCTATTTAACCAGATTATCTGGCTTTAACTCTTTTTTACTCTATCTTTTAGCTTTATTTGATTTTTTATTTTAATTTTAAATGAATTGCATAAAAAAAGACTCAAACTAAGTTTAAATATTAAATTTTTTAACCATTTCTCCTAACTTCCTAGCTGAATCAGCTAAATCTTCAGCCGACTCCGCTATAATCTTTGTTGAAGTTGACTGTTCATTACTAGCTGCTGCTACTGCTTCTGCATTTTGAGCTGCTTCTTCACTAACTAAAGCAACTTCTTTTACAGCTGATCTAACAAGTTCACTATTAGTATCCATACTTTTACTTTGGTGCTCAATCTCTGCTATTAATTTTTCTAACTTGGCTGCTGTTTGAATAATCTTCTTAAAAACAAAAGCAGTATCTTTAATTTCAACTACACTTTTTTCAACTTTCTCTTCATTTTTTTCCATTTCAGAAACTGTATTTTTAACATCTTTTTGAATAGAAGTTATCAATTTAGAAATATCCTCAGTAGCAGCTGTAGACTGTTCAGCTAATCCTCTGATTTCATCTGCTACAACTGAAAATCCTCGACCCGCTTCTCCAGCCCGTGCTGCCTCAATTGCAGCATTAAGAGCTAAAAGATTAGTCTGCTCAGAAATATTACTAATTAAATTCACTATTTCGCTAATTTTTTGGGAAGATTTCCCTAAAGAATCAATAACTTTTGATGTTTCTCTAGTGTTTTCACTTACCTCTTTAAAACTATTTTCTGAATTTTTCAAAGAACTATTACCACTTTTAATCTGCTCCATTACTGTTTTAGATTGTGCTGCCATCTGCTCAGAATTAGCTGAAATTTGATCAATACCTTCAGTTAGTGTATCAATAATAGAAGCAGTTTCTTCTATTTGAGCCGACTGTTCTTCAGCTCCCGAAGCAATTTGTTGAATTGAATCTCCAACCTGATCTGCAGAGGCTGCTAGCTCTTCTCCAGTTGCAGTTAATTCCTGACTAGAATCGCTTAAATCTTCTACTGTATTATCAATACCACTAATTAAGTTTTGTAAACTGGACCTCATTTTAGCAAATGCCTGGGCCAGTTTTCCCACTTCATCCCTTTTATTAAGATAAGAATCTTCAATTTCAATATTTAAATTACCAGCTGCAATCTCAACTGCATAATTACTCAAATCATTAATTGGCTTAGTCACTTTAGCAATAAAAATAAAAATCAGTAAAGCTAAAATAATTCCAACCATTAAAGTTGATAACGCTGTACTAGTAGTAATTCCATTAACCATCCCTTTAACAAAGGCCATAGAAGTACCCACATACCAGATTCCAACTATTTCTCCCTCTTGATCACGCAAAGGTTGATAAGCAGTTTGATATAAATGTCCAACTACATTTGCTTCTCCAAAAAACTTTTGGCCTGATCTTAATACAGTTTCTTTAACTGGGCCAGACACTCTAGTTCCCACTGCTCTTTTACCAGAGTCCATTACATTTGTAGCAACTCTTTTATCTCCTGCAAAAATAGTAACAGTATTTCCCTGAGTCAACCTCCCTATTTTATCTACCAGCTGATAATTTTCATTCATTAGGGTTTGACCTTTATAAAGCTGATCCCCTTCTAGTCTCCAATCTCCGGGATACTGCTGATCTATTATCTCATAGCCAGTAGCTAAATCAGCCCTAGCTTTAGTTAGAGCAGCCTTTTTTGCTTCTAAATTTGAGACATCTCTAACCCGCCAAACTACTACACCTGTCATGAGAACAATCCCCAGCATCACTATTAACAACAACTTAAATTTAATTGACATTTCTTTAACTTTCATCTAATTCCTCCCCAAATAAATATTTTTAATTATTATTTATATTATCGTCAGACTCCCTATTTATTTGAACTAAGAACTAGAGTTATATTGACTCTCAGTCAGTTTGTGAGCTAATTAACTTGCTTAGGCTTAAACATCTAACTCATTTACTAATTTTCTGCATAAAAAAAGACTCAAACTAAGTTTAAACTTCTCACTTAATTTAAGTCTTATTCTAAATTTAATCTTATTTTAGTTTTTAAAATAGATATTAATAATCAGCAACTGGTTTAGTAGATTTTACTAACTGGTCTACTACCCCCACCAATTTATCTAACTCTGGTTTAGTAATTTGAGCATCCGCTCCCACATCTTTACCCTTATGCAGTAAATCTTCTGTAATTAAAGATGAGAAAATAACAGTCGGCAGCTGCCTTAAATAACGATCTTCATGAATTTTCCTAATCAAAGTATGACCATCCATATTTGGCATTTCAATATCAGTAATAATTCCCTGAACATGGTCTAAAATACTATCGTCAGGAAACTCCTCTTTAATCTCCTGTAAATGATCATATAATTTTTGACCGTCACTAAAGATTTTAAAGTCTTCATAGCCAGCCTCTACTAAAGTATCTTTAATCATGTTTCGAGTTGTAGGAGAATCATCTGCTAAAGCAAGTGTCTTAGTTTTTCTCCTTGCTCTAACTTCTGCCGAAGCCTCAGGTTTAACATTAACTTGGTTACCAAGCTCAGGTTGTAGATCTTCTAATATTTTTTCGAAATTTAAAAAGTTAATCAAATCTTTGTTTTCAGACTTAATAACACCATTAATTAGCTCACCCATCATTCTATCTGGCGGCTGAATGTCATCCCAACCGATTCTATCGATACCTACTACATTATCAACTGCAAACAATATTTTAGTTGCATTAAATTCCGCCAAAATAGCCATTACAATTCCTTCATTCTCAATTAGCTCTGAATTTAAATAAGAACTCAAATTGACAATCATGATTACTTCTCCCCGAATATTAGTCATACCAAGGATTACATCTGATTTTTCAGGCAGTTTTTTAATATCTCCTTTTTCCACTCGCAAAATTTCTCTGACTTTAAGTACATTAATAGCATATGAACTATCATCAACTATAAATTTTAATATTTCTAGTTCCCCAGTCCCACTTTCCAGCAATATATCTTGCTTTTTAGTTTTAGCCATAATTTACCCCCTCTAACTCGATAATTTAGTTATTATTATCATTATATAATAAATTGACTGAATTTAACAGCTTTTGCTAAAAAAAATTCTGAACTTTCTTTTTGAGTAGATTTTAATCTAGTTAAATTTGTAACTTAAAGCCAGAAGATGTTATAATTAATTAAAGTAATAAAATAAAATAAAGCAGGTGTCCATCAAAATATGAAAAACATCAATTTCCGCAATAAGATACTCAGTTTACCTCTTTTAATAATTGTAATTTTTACTTTAGCAATCATAATTAGTATTACTAATAGTTTTAATAGTATTTTAGAAGAAATTATTTTTGAAAATCAAACTAATAATATAGCTCAAAAATCAGAATTAACTGCCCACTGGCTGGAAGAAAAAAAATCGGATTTAAAAATTTATGCAAATACAAAAGTAATCCAAAATGGAAGCTGGCCAGAAAAAATAAATTATCTACAGCAAGAACTACATAAAAGAGGCTCTAATTACTTTTTCTTTTTTATAGCCGATAAAAATGGCAATTATAGTACAACCTTAAAAAAAGATGCAGGCAATATTGGTAATCGAGCTTATTTTGAACAAGTTCTAAATGGAAAAACTATTGTTTCAGATCCAGTAGTTTCTAAATCAACCAAAAGACCGATTATAGTAATTGCTTCTTCAATTAAAGGAGATAATCTTTCCTTACTAGGAGCCAGCATAGAAATTAAAGATTTATCCAAAAATATTAATCGCTATACCAACTCTGAAGAAGGTATCTATTCTTTTTTAATTAATGAAGAAGGAAAGTTAATAGCTCATCCTAAGCAAAATATTTCAGATAGACAGCCATTTTATAATATTGACAATTTTTTAGTCAATGAATATGATTTCACTACCCAAATTAAGGCTAAAAAACAAGGCACTTTAACTTTTACAGAAAAAAATAATAAAAAGCATGCCTTTTATCACAGTATACCAGGCACTAACAATTGGAAAATAGTAACTATTATCCCTCAAAGTTATTTACAAAAATCAATTAATAAAGTTAATAAAATTATAATAATTATTTCAATTATTACCATTCTGATTGCTATTATTTTAAGTATCTTAATTTCAAATAATATTGCAAGACCAATTACTCAACTTAAAAACACTTTTCAAAAAGGAGCAGCTGGAAATTTAAATGTCCGCTCTCAGATCAATAGTAATGATGAACTAGGAGAAGCTGCAGCTAGCTTTAATAAAATGATGGAAGTAATTAAGGATTTAAGTTATAATGATGCTTTAACTGGTTTACCAAATATAAATATTTTTAAAAAAGAATTAAATAAATATCTCAGCCAACTCAAAAATGAAAAACTTTACCTTTGTGCTATCGGAATTGATGATTTTAAATCGATTAATGATAGTTTTGGGCATGATATAGGTAATAAAATTTTAAAAAAATTAGCTCAAAGATTGACTAATCAATTAGAAGCTGAATATTTGGTGAGTCGAGTTGGTGATGAATTTTATTTTTACCTAACAGCAGATCATTTAGCTAAAAAAGCAGAAATCAGAAATCGTCTAAATGAAATTTTAGAAGTGATTAATAATAATTATTTTATAGAAAATAATATAATTTATCTCAAATCAAGTTTAGGAGTTTCAATTTATCCTGATGATCACCAAAATATTGATATTTTAATTAAAAATTCTAGTTTAGCCATGCATGCTGTTAAAAAAAGTAGTTCTAATAAATTAGCTTTTTATTCACTTAATATTGACCGCAGTATTTCTGAAAAAAAGAGATTGGAAAACCAACTAGCAACTGCTTTGGAAAGAGATGAATTCCTCCTCTATTATCAAGGCTTTAATGCTGGAAAAGAGGGTGAGCGAGTTGGCTTTGAAACTTTGATTCGCTGGGATCATCCGCAAAAAGGATTAATCTCACCTGGAGTTTTTATTCCTCTGGCAGAAGAAAATGGTTTTATTAAAGAAATTGGGAACTGGGTTTTAGAAAAAGGCTGTCAGGATCTATACAAATTAAATCAAAAATTTAAGAGTGATTATTATCTTTCAGTTAATATCAGCCCCGAACAATTTATTGACCGTGATTTTCTAAAAACAGTCCAAAATGTCTTAAAAAAGACGGGGGTAAAGCCCAAAAATCTAGAACTAGAAATAACAGAGAGAACAACTGTGGAAAATATTGGCTACACAATAGAAGTTTTAGACAAATTAAATAGTCTTGGAGTTAAAACTGCTATTGATGATTTTGGTACTGGCTATTCATCTTTAAATTATATTAAAGAATTTAAAATTCACACTCTAAAAATTGATAAATCATTTATTGATTATTTTATTAATAATGCCAATAATCGGGCCATCGTAAAATCCATTATCAATTTAGCCCATAATTTAAATTTAAGAGTTGTAGCTGAAGGTGTTGAAACTAAAAAGCAGGCAGAAAAACTTAATCAAGCTGGCTGTGACATCATTCAGGGTTATTATTATAGTTATCCTTCCCCATTAGAAGATGTGATTAAAGAATTAGAAAAAAAAGCTGCTGACAATTAAGTCGGCAGCTTTTTTAGCTTTAACTAAACTTAAAGCAAAATTCAATTTTAACTTTGTTCCTTTTCAAAAACACTTAAAATACTATTCCAAGCTGCCTTAATATGTGCTTCGGCAGACAAGCGAGCCTCTTGGGCCTCACCATTAATTATAGCAGCTGCCAGCTCTTTATGTTCTGCTAAAAACTCCTCCATTCTACCTGCCCGCGAAAAACTACTGCGGCGAAAACGAGTTGCCTGTTCAAAGAGGGTATCTAAAAATTTAGCTAACCATTTGTTTTGAGCAGCTTCTTTAATTATTCGATGAAAAGCAATATCAACTCTAATACAGCCCCTTTGATCATTACTTTCAATACAATTTTCAATCTCTTGAATATAATTTTTTAACATTTTTCGCTGTTCTTGATCAATGTTTTTAGCAGCTAGATAAGCGGCTAATCCTTCCAGTTCAACCCGGATTTGAAAAATATCATCAATTTCTTTTTTAGTTTCTATTCCAGCTATAAAGACCCCCTGCTGAGGAATAATATTAATTAATTCTTCTTGTTCTAACATGCGGAAAGCTTCTCTGACTGGGGTCCGACTAACACTTAGTTCAGAAGCAATTTCCATCTCAGTTATTTTTTCTCCAATCATTAGTTCTCCTTTTAAAATAGCCTCTCTTAAAACTTTATAGACTTGTTTACGCAGTGGTTCATAACTATAAGAATCAATTGCATTTAAATTAAATTTACTCATACTTTTAACCCACTTCCTAAAATTAAAACTTTATCAACTCAATCCCAACACTTTTTAAAAAAGAATTAAAACCTTTAAAGCCCTGCTCAGTATTTTTATAAACTCCAGCTGCTTCCAAAACCTGACTAAACTTATTTGCAACTTCATATTCTAAAACTGCAGCTGCTTTTTTAGCTTCTAAATCAGATCCATATTTTTCTTTCAATTCCAAAATCCAATCCAGATGTTTAACTAAACCTTTTTGCTTTTTTAAATCTTTTAAGTTTAAATTGCCACTTAAATAAGCTGAAATTTGCTCTAATTCTGTTTTTAATCTCCCTGGTAAAATTGCTCTCCCCATCACTTCAATTAAACCAATATTTTCTTTTTTAATATGATGTAATTCAGAATGAGGATGAAAAATTCCGGCTGGATATTCTTTGCTTTTACGATTATTTCTTAAAACTAAATCAAGTTCATATAAGCCGGTTTTTTTGCGGGCAATCGGAGTAATTGTATTATGATCAATTTTAACTCCTTCACCTTTAGAATAAGCTAAAATATCAAGTTCAGGTGCAGAATATTGACGCCAATTATCTAAAATTTTAACAGCTAAGTTTATAATATCTTCCCGAACTTCAGCTTTTAATCTAATTACAGATAAAGGCCACTTGATTTTGCTGATTTCTACTTCTGGAAAAGCTGGATGTTCATATTTTTGCTCTGTTTCAGCTTCTTCCATCGGGAAAATATGGCGGCCGCCTTGATAATGATCATGATTTAAAATTGAACCTCCAACTAAAGGTAAATCTGCATTAGAACCAATAAAATAATGTGGAATCTGATCAATAAAATCTAATAAAACTGCAAAAGTTTGTTTATTAATCTGCATTGGAATATGCTTTTTATGAAAAACAATACAGTGTTCATTATAATAAACATAAGGAGAATACTGCAAAAACCAATCTTCATTTTGCAATTTTAAAGGAATTACGCGATGATTTTGACGAGCTGGATGATTTAAGCTCCCTTGATAACCTATATTTTCTAAACAAAGATAACACTTAGGATAATTAAGCTGCTTTTCTTTTTTAGCTTTTGCTATTTCGGCTGGATCTTTTTCTGGTTTAGAAAGATTAATAGTAATTTCAAGCTGACCGTAATCACTATCTGCTTTCCAATTAAGGTCTTTTTTTACTCGGGCTTGGCGGATATAATTACTTGCCTTAGCAAAATTATAATATTGATCTGTAGCCCTTTTAATTCCTTCTTGGGCAGCAGTCTCATAAAATCGACTGCTGATTTCTGATTCTCTAGGAGTTAAAGCTCCCATGATTTTAGTATCTAAAAGATCTCTTTCACTTATCTGATTATTAATCAATTTTTTTTCTACAGCAAAATCTAATAATTGATCTAATAAAGGCTGTGGTTCAGATGGAATTTCCAAATTTTTTTCAGCTTCACCAAGATAATTAGGAGCAGCTTCTATCTCTAAAATCTCTCTAATTTGATTCCGAGCTGCAACTTTATCCCACTCACCTAATAAATCCTTTTGCTCACCATAAACTAATAATTTTTCAATTACTTGATTTATTTTATCAACTTTCAAAATTAGCCCTCCTGTCAATATTAGCTAAGATATTTTAATTAAATTACAAATCAACTATTATTGTATTTGATTTAGCAGCAAAAATCCAGTCAAGAGCCTAATTAAATAAATTTTAAATTTTTATAACCTTTGCTAAAGCTGCTGACTCTCGCAAAGCATCCATTACTTTTAAATTAGCAAAGCTTTCGTTTTCTACTTTTAGCGGCAGCTCTTCCTGCTTAAGTACTGCGCGAGTAAAAGCTTCAATTTCTAATTGATATTGGGGGCCAGTC includes these proteins:
- the flgK gene encoding flagellar hook-associated protein FlgK: MNNIFSGLSVGLRALETQRKSLDVTGHNIANANNEKYNKQRAVHKASYPYTAPGLSNNGSAGQMGTGVEIAQIERVKDQFISSQIFKETQTSGYWKEMQRGLEKVEYILNEPSESGIDSSINQFWNSLQDLSNNPSDTAARNMVRENAYNVIDSFQSVENQLNDYKESINDNLSNAAANINNITGKMADLNKQIVSVKGSGQNPNDLLDERDALYKELSSLINVQSREDEQGNLVVSTNGLQLVNGSDSYDLETKGFTEDKTIPKNQDKLIHSQTGNEIRPTNGKIDAWMDMRDDKLDFYRGRLDKLAAEMVKEFNSQHKAGYDANGVDGGDFFKPIDEDSDQSAISQLDLTAAIKDLENGLDKIAAGNKNIDTFVELDTLGNSLSGNYQVEVTENATPGKLDLVISDSDGNQVYPTSGVETVDAGTTIDLEVDGSGGIQTPVTGSTTDDFKLTINKEGNINISLNKAIGNGENANALANLFNSGDVIEGASIEGYFRTIVTSVGAESSRSQQMKNNQDVVLKQLNTLDKSVSGVSLDEEMANLIKYQQSYAAAAKYINKTDQLLETLMTIV
- a CDS encoding flagellar protein FlgN → MALKDELLKILKEEKALYQQLFEIAEAKNEALVNNDTDKLVEIVENDREVIAEIETKDEQRNNKIQAIKSEFEIELEKDSYSNLIEKLPEAWGELLNPLREELIELTDEFHNLNEQNQKLLDQALELNQLSFETIVKTIKEQDTTYSKDKKLKKEQPRIINKQG
- the flgM gene encoding flagellar biosynthesis anti-sigma factor FlgM, coding for MKINNIQAGKINQYYKQMQQKQTEQKKNKDDSTQISAKAKEIMTARTELKKVPQIREEKVAALKKEVQAGNYQIDSKTLATKIINNVEQV
- a CDS encoding methyl-accepting chemotaxis protein, translated to MKVKEMSIKFKLLLIVMLGIVLMTGVVVWRVRDVSNLEAKKAALTKARADLATGYEIIDQQYPGDWRLEGDQLYKGQTLMNENYQLVDKIGRLTQGNTVTIFAGDKRVATNVMDSGKRAVGTRVSGPVKETVLRSGQKFFGEANVVGHLYQTAYQPLRDQEGEIVGIWYVGTSMAFVKGMVNGITTSTALSTLMVGIILALLIFIFIAKVTKPINDLSNYAVEIAAGNLNIEIEDSYLNKRDEVGKLAQAFAKMRSSLQNLISGIDNTVEDLSDSSQELTATGEELAASADQVGDSIQQIASGAEEQSAQIEETASIIDTLTEGIDQISANSEQMAAQSKTVMEQIKSGNSSLKNSENSFKEVSENTRETSKVIDSLGKSSQKISEIVNLISNISEQTNLLALNAAIEAARAGEAGRGFSVVADEIRGLAEQSTAATEDISKLITSIQKDVKNTVSEMEKNEEKVEKSVVEIKDTAFVFKKIIQTAAKLEKLIAEIEHQSKSMDTNSELVRSAVKEVALVSEEAAQNAEAVAAASNEQSTSTKIIAESAEDLADSARKLGEMVKKFNI
- a CDS encoding chemotaxis protein, with the translated sequence MAKTKKQDILLESGTGELEILKFIVDDSSYAINVLKVREILRVEKGDIKKLPEKSDVILGMTNIRGEVIMIVNLSSYLNSELIENEGIVMAILAEFNATKILFAVDNVVGIDRIGWDDIQPPDRMMGELINGVIKSENKDLINFLNFEKILEDLQPELGNQVNVKPEASAEVRARRKTKTLALADDSPTTRNMIKDTLVEAGYEDFKIFSDGQKLYDHLQEIKEEFPDDSILDHVQGIITDIEMPNMDGHTLIRKIHEDRYLRQLPTVIFSSLITEDLLHKGKDVGADAQITKPELDKLVGVVDQLVKSTKPVADY
- a CDS encoding EAL domain-containing protein, with the protein product MKNINFRNKILSLPLLIIVIFTLAIIISITNSFNSILEEIIFENQTNNIAQKSELTAHWLEEKKSDLKIYANTKVIQNGSWPEKINYLQQELHKRGSNYFFFFIADKNGNYSTTLKKDAGNIGNRAYFEQVLNGKTIVSDPVVSKSTKRPIIVIASSIKGDNLSLLGASIEIKDLSKNINRYTNSEEGIYSFLINEEGKLIAHPKQNISDRQPFYNIDNFLVNEYDFTTQIKAKKQGTLTFTEKNNKKHAFYHSIPGTNNWKIVTIIPQSYLQKSINKVNKIIIIISIITILIAIILSILISNNIARPITQLKNTFQKGAAGNLNVRSQINSNDELGEAAASFNKMMEVIKDLSYNDALTGLPNINIFKKELNKYLSQLKNEKLYLCAIGIDDFKSINDSFGHDIGNKILKKLAQRLTNQLEAEYLVSRVGDEFYFYLTADHLAKKAEIRNRLNEILEVINNNYFIENNIIYLKSSLGVSIYPDDHQNIDILIKNSSLAMHAVKKSSSNKLAFYSLNIDRSISEKKRLENQLATALERDEFLLYYQGFNAGKEGERVGFETLIRWDHPQKGLISPGVFIPLAEENGFIKEIGNWVLEKGCQDLYKLNQKFKSDYYLSVNISPEQFIDRDFLKTVQNVLKKTGVKPKNLELEITERTTVENIGYTIEVLDKLNSLGVKTAIDDFGTGYSSLNYIKEFKIHTLKIDKSFIDYFINNANNRAIVKSIINLAHNLNLRVVAEGVETKKQAEKLNQAGCDIIQGYYYSYPSPLEDVIKELEKKAADN
- a CDS encoding GntR family transcriptional regulator yields the protein MSKFNLNAIDSYSYEPLRKQVYKVLREAILKGELMIGEKITEMEIASELSVSRTPVREAFRMLEQEELINIIPQQGVFIAGIETKKEIDDIFQIRVELEGLAAYLAAKNIDQEQRKMLKNYIQEIENCIESNDQRGCIRVDIAFHRIIKEAAQNKWLAKFLDTLFEQATRFRRSSFSRAGRMEEFLAEHKELAAAIINGEAQEARLSAEAHIKAAWNSILSVFEKEQS
- a CDS encoding UDP-glucose--hexose-1-phosphate uridylyltransferase, with amino-acid sequence MKVDKINQVIEKLLVYGEQKDLLGEWDKVAARNQIREILEIEAAPNYLGEAEKNLEIPSEPQPLLDQLLDFAVEKKLINNQISERDLLDTKIMGALTPRESEISSRFYETAAQEGIKRATDQYYNFAKASNYIRQARVKKDLNWKADSDYGQLEITINLSKPEKDPAEIAKAKKEKQLNYPKCYLCLENIGYQGSLNHPARQNHRVIPLKLQNEDWFLQYSPYVYYNEHCIVFHKKHIPMQINKQTFAVLLDFIDQIPHYFIGSNADLPLVGGSILNHDHYQGGRHIFPMEEAETEQKYEHPAFPEVEISKIKWPLSVIRLKAEVREDIINLAVKILDNWRQYSAPELDILAYSKGEGVKIDHNTITPIARKKTGLYELDLVLRNNRKSKEYPAGIFHPHSELHHIKKENIGLIEVMGRAILPGRLKTELEQISAYLSGNLNLKDLKKQKGLVKHLDWILELKEKYGSDLEAKKAAAVLEYEVANKFSQVLEAAGVYKNTEQGFKGFNSFLKSVGIELIKF